One window of Saccharicrinis carchari genomic DNA carries:
- the cydB gene encoding cytochrome d ubiquinol oxidase subunit II — translation MFGDLSHLELQQYWWFLISLLGALLVFLMFVQGGQTLFWTLGKTKDEKTILVNALGRKWEFTFTTLVTFGGAFFASFPLFYSTSFGGAYWVWMIILFAFVIQAISYEFRSRPKNVYGAKTYEVFLFINGLIGTIFIGTAVASFFTGSNFSINEYNQSKWDNVYHGLELALNPHNLTLGLTVFFLARVLAIQYFMNAIDHDVILKRAHKQLLINGLLFVVLFVTFIAWLMLRDGFAVNPGTKEVYMEPYKYFNNLMEMPPVGIGFLIGVLLVLFGMAKSYLKPGTKGIWFSGPGTVLTVVMLFLLAGYNNTSFYPSVTSLQSSLTIENASSSHFTLTAMSYVSLMIPFVMAYIWYAWRAINNRRIDQEEMESDDLHVY, via the coding sequence ATGTTCGGAGATTTATCGCACTTAGAATTACAGCAATATTGGTGGTTCCTGATTTCCTTATTAGGTGCACTGCTGGTGTTTTTAATGTTTGTACAGGGAGGACAAACACTATTCTGGACACTGGGGAAAACAAAAGATGAAAAAACCATTTTAGTAAATGCGCTGGGGCGTAAATGGGAGTTCACTTTTACTACCCTGGTAACATTTGGCGGAGCTTTTTTTGCTTCTTTTCCTTTATTCTATAGCACCAGTTTTGGTGGAGCTTACTGGGTTTGGATGATTATACTTTTTGCTTTTGTTATTCAGGCCATCTCGTATGAATTTCGGAGTCGCCCAAAAAATGTATATGGGGCAAAAACTTACGAGGTATTTCTTTTTATCAATGGCTTGATAGGTACTATTTTTATTGGAACGGCCGTGGCCTCGTTTTTTACCGGCTCAAATTTTTCAATAAACGAATACAATCAATCTAAATGGGACAACGTATATCATGGTTTGGAATTGGCCTTAAACCCGCATAATCTGACATTGGGTTTAACCGTGTTTTTTTTAGCCAGAGTATTAGCCATTCAGTATTTTATGAATGCCATCGACCACGATGTCATACTTAAAAGGGCACACAAGCAATTGCTTATCAATGGTCTTTTATTTGTGGTTTTGTTTGTAACATTTATTGCTTGGCTGATGTTGAGGGATGGATTTGCCGTTAACCCAGGCACCAAAGAGGTGTATATGGAACCCTATAAGTATTTTAACAATTTAATGGAGATGCCACCTGTTGGCATCGGGTTTTTAATTGGAGTACTATTGGTGCTTTTTGGAATGGCAAAAAGTTACCTGAAGCCCGGTACCAAAGGAATTTGGTTTAGCGGACCCGGAACAGTGCTGACCGTCGTGATGCTTTTTTTGCTGGCCGGGTATAACAACACATCATTTTACCCATCGGTTACAAGCCTGCAAAGTTCGCTAACGATTGAAAATGCGAGTTCGAGCCATTTTACACTTACGGCCATGAGCTATGTTTCGCTGATGATACCTTTTGTGATGGCTTATATTTGGTACGCCTGGAGAGCTATTAATAACCGGAGAATTGATCAGGAGGAAATGGAATCGGATGATTTACATGTGTATTAA
- the typA gene encoding translational GTPase TypA, giving the protein MHDIRNIAIIAHVDHGKTTLVDKMLMAGKLFKDHQDVKDLFMDNNDLERERGITILSKNVSVVYKNTKINIIDTPGHSDFGGEVERVLNMADGVLLLVDAFEGPMPQTRFVLQKALSLGLKPIVVINKVDKPNCRPEEVQEAVFDLMFNLEATEDQLDFVTIYGSAKNNWMSTDWRKQAEDISAVFDAVLENIPAPKIVEGTPQMLITSLDHSPYTGRIAIGRIQRGELKTNQQVALVSRDGSITKTKIKEINVFDGLGRTKVNEVKCGELCALVGLEKFDIGDTVADAENPESLDPIAIDEPTMSMLFTINNSPFFGQDGKYVTSRHIKERLDAELEKNLALRVENTNSADAWNVYGRGVLHLSVLIETMRREGYELQVGQPRVIIKEIGAIKHEPIEELTIDLPDEFGGKAIEMVSQRKGDMLSMERKGDRVVIEFTIPSRGIIGLRNAMLTATAGEAIMAHRFIEFQPYKGVITKRINGSLISMEDGAAIPYALDKLQDRGEFFVSPQEKIYKGQVIGENNREGDLTINITKTKKLTNMRTSGSDDKVKLAPPIIFSLEEALEYIQEDEYVEVTPKAIRIRKILLEEHERKRSGK; this is encoded by the coding sequence ATGCACGACATAAGGAATATCGCAATTATTGCGCACGTGGACCATGGCAAAACTACCTTGGTAGATAAGATGTTAATGGCAGGGAAACTGTTTAAGGATCATCAGGATGTCAAGGATCTTTTCATGGATAACAACGATCTGGAAAGAGAAAGAGGAATAACGATTCTATCGAAAAATGTTTCGGTAGTTTATAAAAACACAAAAATTAATATAATTGACACTCCGGGCCACTCCGATTTTGGAGGCGAAGTAGAAAGGGTATTAAATATGGCCGATGGTGTTTTATTGTTGGTAGATGCCTTTGAAGGACCCATGCCGCAAACGCGCTTTGTGTTACAAAAAGCCCTTAGTCTTGGATTAAAGCCCATTGTGGTAATTAATAAGGTGGATAAGCCCAACTGCCGCCCCGAGGAGGTACAAGAAGCTGTTTTCGACCTCATGTTTAATCTGGAGGCGACAGAAGATCAGCTGGATTTCGTAACCATTTACGGCTCAGCTAAAAATAACTGGATGAGTACCGACTGGAGGAAACAAGCCGAGGACATATCGGCGGTTTTTGATGCGGTTTTAGAAAATATCCCAGCCCCAAAAATAGTTGAAGGCACCCCCCAGATGCTCATCACCTCTTTAGATCATTCACCTTATACAGGACGGATTGCCATTGGTCGTATTCAAAGGGGCGAGCTAAAAACTAATCAGCAAGTTGCTTTGGTAAGCCGGGATGGCTCCATCACTAAAACTAAAATTAAAGAAATCAATGTTTTCGATGGCTTAGGTCGTACTAAAGTAAACGAGGTGAAATGCGGTGAGCTTTGTGCACTGGTAGGCTTGGAGAAATTTGATATTGGCGATACAGTGGCCGATGCGGAAAACCCCGAATCGCTGGATCCTATTGCCATAGATGAGCCCACCATGAGCATGCTGTTTACCATTAATAACTCACCATTTTTTGGACAGGATGGTAAGTATGTTACTTCGCGCCATATTAAGGAGAGGTTGGATGCGGAGCTGGAAAAGAACCTGGCATTACGGGTAGAAAACACCAATTCGGCAGATGCCTGGAATGTATACGGACGGGGGGTGTTGCACTTGTCGGTACTAATAGAAACGATGCGACGCGAAGGATATGAACTGCAGGTTGGGCAGCCGCGCGTAATCATAAAAGAAATAGGAGCCATTAAACATGAGCCCATCGAGGAGCTCACCATTGATCTGCCGGATGAGTTTGGGGGCAAAGCCATAGAAATGGTCAGTCAACGTAAAGGCGATATGCTGAGTATGGAACGTAAAGGTGATCGCGTGGTAATTGAGTTTACCATACCCTCGCGAGGGATAATCGGCTTACGTAATGCTATGCTCACTGCCACTGCCGGAGAGGCTATTATGGCCCATCGCTTTATCGAATTCCAGCCCTATAAAGGTGTCATAACCAAAAGAATCAATGGCTCACTTATTTCAATGGAGGATGGTGCTGCAATCCCTTATGCCTTGGACAAGCTTCAGGATAGAGGGGAGTTTTTTGTATCGCCACAGGAAAAAATATACAAAGGCCAGGTGATTGGCGAAAACAATCGCGAAGGGGATTTAACCATCAATATTACAAAAACCAAAAAACTCACTAACATGCGTACTTCCGGGTCGGATGATAAAGTGAAATTGGCACCGCCCATTATTTTTTCGTTGGAGGAAGCGCTCGAATATATCCAGGAAGACGAGTATGTAGAGGTAACGCCAAAGGCTATACGTATCCGGAAAATACTCCTCGAAGAGCACGAACGCAAGCGCTCGGGAAAATAA
- a CDS encoding ATP-binding cassette domain-containing protein yields the protein MKHLAIKNTGLSAKGEWMQQLLKGNGEIPYLRSKKGLLFSTVTLEKIIDEEIRHDNFLLTKDKSRSIRTYSSGEQRKALLRYQIAQKPDFLVLDNPFDCLDLASVRQLKNELSQVARQTTIVQLFKRQDDILPFISHALVMRQGGLTKCIPLADLGLNRSPNQQSNLNFDIPESIKPFNVLPQVLIKMNRVCVSYDNKIIVRDICWEIKQGEFWHLKGPNGSGKTTLLSMIYGDNPKAYGQDLFIFGHKKGTGESVWQLKEMIGYFTPSITDNFKGSHSAKQMIISGLTDSIGLYQKPSDRQNKLALDWLKVLAMEEEAHQRFVDLSQIKQRLVLIARAMIKHPPLLILDEPSTGLDDDSALLMVSLIQQIAQQSDTAILYVSHRTEQGLHPQYTFELIKCEAGFTGKVRNPK from the coding sequence TTGAAACATTTGGCAATCAAAAATACAGGTCTTTCTGCAAAGGGAGAGTGGATGCAGCAACTACTCAAAGGAAATGGGGAGATACCATATCTACGCAGCAAAAAAGGCTTGCTGTTTTCAACCGTAACCCTTGAAAAAATTATTGACGAAGAAATTAGACATGATAACTTTTTGCTAACGAAAGATAAAAGTAGAAGTATTCGTACTTATAGCAGTGGCGAACAACGTAAAGCTTTATTGCGCTATCAGATTGCACAGAAACCCGATTTTTTAGTCCTGGACAATCCTTTTGATTGTTTGGACCTAGCGTCCGTTCGGCAATTAAAAAATGAATTATCGCAAGTGGCCCGGCAAACAACTATTGTTCAACTGTTTAAACGACAGGACGACATCTTACCCTTTATATCCCACGCGTTAGTGATGCGGCAGGGTGGATTAACAAAATGTATCCCGCTAGCTGACTTAGGATTGAATCGCTCACCAAACCAACAAAGCAATTTAAATTTTGACATCCCTGAATCGATAAAACCTTTTAATGTACTACCCCAGGTACTTATAAAGATGAATAGGGTATGTGTGAGCTATGATAATAAAATAATCGTGAGGGATATTTGTTGGGAAATTAAACAAGGTGAATTTTGGCATTTGAAGGGACCCAACGGATCGGGAAAAACAACGCTGTTATCCATGATTTACGGCGATAATCCTAAAGCATACGGTCAGGACTTGTTTATATTCGGGCACAAAAAGGGAACCGGTGAAAGCGTATGGCAATTAAAAGAAATGATTGGGTACTTTACCCCCTCCATCACCGATAACTTTAAAGGCAGCCATAGTGCCAAACAAATGATTATTTCGGGCTTAACGGATAGTATTGGCTTGTACCAAAAACCCAGTGACAGGCAAAATAAACTGGCACTGGATTGGCTTAAGGTATTAGCCATGGAGGAGGAAGCGCACCAGCGTTTTGTAGATCTGTCGCAAATAAAGCAACGCCTGGTGCTTATTGCTCGGGCCATGATAAAACATCCCCCGCTGCTTATACTTGACGAGCCATCCACAGGGCTCGATGATGATAGCGCTTTGCTTATGGTTAGCCTGATTCAGCAAATAGCGCAACAAAGCGATACAGCAATTCTTTATGTATCGCATCGTACCGAACAAGGCTTGCATCCGCAATATACTTTTGAATTGATTAAGTGTGAAGCGGGGTTTACAGGTAAAGTTCGAAACCCAAAATAA